Proteins encoded together in one Festucalex cinctus isolate MCC-2025b chromosome 8, RoL_Fcin_1.0, whole genome shotgun sequence window:
- the LOC144023581 gene encoding protein Wnt-2b-A-like: MRERSADSTMGKRTTLRVNCKAKVYMLTWLLLVCTPRVDSSWWYIGALGARVICDNIPGLVNKQRQLCQRHPDLMQSIGEGAKEWIKECQHQFRHQRWNCSTLERDHTVFGRVMLRSSREAAFVYAISSAGVVYAITRACSQGDVKICNCDGHKRGQASDHRGTFDWGGCSDNINYGIKFAKAFVDARERMVKDARALMNLHNNRCGRMAVKRFMKLECKCHGVSGSCSLRTCWLAMSDFRRTGDYLRKKYNTAVEVTMNQDGTGFTVAERDFKGSTKNELVYVENSPDYCLMDRAAGSLGTAGRVCNKSSRGTDGCEVMCCGRGYDTMRVKRLSQCECKFQWCCTVQCNDCEDTVDIHTCKPHKRPDWLDLT; this comes from the exons ATGAGGGAGCGATCTGCGGACTCGACGATGGGAAAGAGGACCACGCTGCGAGTAAACTGCAAAGCCAAAGTGTACATGCTCACttggctgctgctcgtctgCACGCCAAGAGTGGATTCATCCTGGTG GTACATCGGCGCGCTGGGTGCTCGGGTGATTTGCGACAACATCCCGGGCCTGGTCAACAAGCAGCGGCAGCTGTGCCAGCGCCACCCGGACCTGATGCAGTCCATCGGCGAGGGCGCCAAGGAGTGGATCAAGGAGTGCCAGCACCAGTTCCGCCACCAGCGCTGGAACTGCAGCACGCTGGAGCGCGACCACACCGTGTTTGGCAGGGTGATGCTGCGAA GCAGCAGAGAAGCAGCATTCGTGTACGCCATCTCATCGGCCGGGGTGGTCTACGCCATCACCCGGGCGTGCAGTCAGGGCGACGTCAAGATCTGCAACTGCGACGGGCACAAGCGCGGTCAAGCCAGCGACCACCGAGGCACCTTCGACTGGGGCGGATGCAGTGACAACATCAACTATGGCATCAAATTTGCCAAGGCATTTGTGGATGCCCGGGAAAGGATGGTGAAGGATGCCCGGGCGCTCATGAACCTGCATAACAATCGCTGTGGAAGAATG GCCGTCAAGCGCTTCATGAAGCTGGAGTGCAAGTGTCACGGCGTCAGTGGCTCCTGCTCCCTGAGAACCTGCTGGCTGGCTATGTCCGACTTCAGGCGGACGGGCGACTACCTCCGTAAGAAATACAACACGGCCGTGGAGGTGACAATGAACCAGGACGGTACCGGCTTCACGGTGGCCGAGCGAGACTTCAAAGGGAGCACCAAAAACGAGCTGGTGTACGTGGAGAACTCGCCGGACTACTGCCTCATGGACCGAGCGGCAG GCTCTCTGGGCACGGCGGGTCGCGTTTGCAACAAGTCGTCACGGGGCACCGACGGCTGCGAGGTGATGTGCTGCGGTCGGGGCTACGACACCATGCGCGTCAAACGCCTCAGCCAGTGCGAGTGCAAGTTCCAGTGGTGCTGCACGGTCCAGTGCAACGACTGCGAGGACACGGTCGACATTCACACTTGCAAGCCCCACAAGCGACCCGACTGGCTGGACTTGACCTAA